GCGAGCGCGCACAGGTGCCCTACCCGCAGGCTATCACGCTTGGTCCTGGTGACGAGGTAAGAGAGTTGCCCTTCCCCTATCCTGTTGCCCTGAAGCCCACCGATGCCCTCGACTTTCGTGAGCACCCCTTCGACGGCCAGAAGAAGGCATTCATCCTTGACGGGAGGCCCATGCTCGAGGAGGCGCTGCGGCGTGTCTTTGACTCTGGCTACTCGGGTAAGCTCGTCGTGCAGGACTTCGTGCCTGGGGGTGACGACAACATGCGCGTGGTGAACGGTTACGTGCGCCACGATGGGTCCACGGCGCTGCTCTCGATAGGTCAGCCTGTGCTCGAGGACTGCGCACCCATGCGTATCGGCAACTATGCCGCCATCATCTCGTACGGCGATGAGGGCGCCTACGCCTCTGTCGAGCGTCTCATGAGGCATATTGACTATTTTGGCTACTTCAACATCGATATGAAGCTCGACGTGCGCGATGGCTCCTACAAGCTTCTCGACTTCAATCCGCGTCAGGGGAGGAGCAGCTTCTTCACGACGCTCTCGGGTCACAACCTCGCTCGCTGCGTGGTGGAAGATGTCATCGAGGGGAAGACGGGCGAGTCGGTCCATGCGAGTGAGGAGTTCTTGTGGTGCGGCGTGCCCAGATCGATCGTGAGGCGCTATGTGGCGGACGGCCCCCTCAAGGAACGCGCCCTTTTGCTCATGCGTGAGGGGAAGGTCGGGACAACGCTCTTTGGGGGGCACGACCGTGACCCGCGCCGCCTATGGAATATGGCGAAGCTCTGGACCCATTACCGCGTCGACTTCAGGCGCTACTTCGGTCACAGGGAGCTGGAGGGCTAGGATGGGATCTCCCAAGGGCGTGGGCAAGTCCTTCAGAGACCGACTCCGCAGGCAGCTCGCCGAGCGTACGGGTACGTGTGCTAAGGACTGGTATGTCGTCTTCAAGGCACGCTATGGAATGGAGGTCGTCTTCGAGGTGCTCCGCGAGCTGCGGGGTGGCGGTAGCGTGGTCACACAGCTCATGACCTGCTGCACGGCCGTCGACCCCATAGTAGCTGCAGGACTCGTTCCGCACTATGGCGAGCTGAGCGAGCGCACGCTCGCGCTCGACCCGGCAAAGCTACCCCTTGCCTCAGACCTGCGGGCCGTGGTGATGCAGCACAGCTTCGGTATCATCGAGAGAAAGGGCGACTGTCGTCTTGCCGATGCCGCTCACGCCGCAGGTGCCGTCCTCGTCGAGGACTCGGCGCACTGCCTGGCCCGCCTCTCGCGCGGAAATGAGGGAGAGCCGCTTGCAGATGTCTCCGTTCACTCGTTTGGTGTGCAGAAGATGGTCCAGACCTATTTTGGCGGTGCCGTCTGGGTGAACCCCGACATGAGGGACAGAGTGCTCAGGGATGAGCTCTCTCGCAGGCTCTCCTCGCTTCCCGAGATGCCCAGGCGCTTGGGCCGGGCTGCTCGGTCATATGCTTGGCAGATCAGGGTGTTCATGCGACTTCCCGGGCCGCTCAGGAGGGCGTTTGCGGCCATGCAGAACTTCGAGCAACCCATTGTGGACGCTGAGCGGGCCGGTAAGCTCCCCTATGAGCCGATGGCTGCCGATGAGGGTGTCTCCCAGAGGGCCTCTTGGGCCCTCGAGGGCTTGGGCAAGGTGGAGACCACCCATCGCGCATCGGTTGAGAGCTATCGCAGGGAACTCGCATCGCAGGGGGTGCTCAGGTACGTAGAGATTCCTGCGGCCGCGCTCGAGGGGGAGGCGCAACCTCTGCTACGCATGCCCGTCGTGATGGGAAGCCAGGCAAAGGCGCAGCGTGCGCTCAGCGCCCTTCACGGCCGGGGTATCTATGCCCAGGACTGGTACAGGCCCGTACTCTATCCTGGTGTGGGCGATCCTGCCGTCTACCACTTCGACGGCGACCTCAGGCCCTGGCCCGTCTGCGAACGCATCGTGGCTGGCATCCTCAATCTGCCCTGCGACGGTGATCCTGGACAGGTACGGGAGGCCATCGGGTGCCTGCTCGATGTGGCGCAGTCTTAAGAGAGCGTAGAATGGTGACATGGTGACCCACTGGTTTGGAGGTAAGAGATCATGCAGATAGAGCAGATCGGGCTTTCCGAGCTCGAGCAGAGGGCGGAAGAGCTGAAGTTGACACTTCCGATCGAGCAGACGCACCAATGGGCCAGCTATCAAGCGACCATCGAGGGGCGCAGTCCCTGGCGCTGTGTTCGCTTCGCAGATGATGACAGGACCCTTGCCTTGGCCTCCCTCATGGACTTCGAGACCCATGGCTACCATTTCTTGCGCTCTGAACATGGTCCCGTATGGGTGGAGGGGCCGAGCGAGGCCCTTGAGGCGCAGGCCATCACCACGCTGTGCGACTACGTGCGCAGCGAGCATAGGGCAGCCGCCTTCATTCGTATGGCGGTCAAGCACGCCCTTGACGTCACGAGGCCAACCCTCTCGACGATACCATACGATCGCACAGTCATCCTCGACGTCACGGGTGGTGACGAGGCGATACTCTTGCGCATGAAGCCACGTGGCAGGCGTGACGTGCGCAAGGCGCTGCGCGAGTCACCCATTGAATGTTCGGACGAGACGGAGCGCGCGAGCGCCTCCTTCGAGGAGTACTATCCGCTCATGGTCGAGACGGGCGAACGTGACGGTTTTACTCCCGCCCCGATGTCTGACTATGAGAACATGATGCACATCCTTGGTACTGGGCACTGCAGGCTCTATGCGGGGCGCCTTGACGGTAGGCTCACCAACTGGTCCATGGTCACCGTGAGTGGGAAGCGCGCCACGCGCTACTACGCTGCCTCCTCCACCGACACGATGCGCATGCACGTAGGGGACAAGCTTGTCTATTTCGAGGCCTGCGAGCTGGGCCGGCTCTTCGACGGTACCGTCAGCGAGTACGACCTCATGGCCATTGGAAGTGATCTTTCCCCCGAGCTCAACGGTCTGAACGAGTTCAAGTGCAAGTTCTCGAAGGAGGTGGCGGAGGTGGCCCCCGATCGCGACGTGCCGTTGCGCAAGACCCTCTACGCCGCCCTTGTGGCCGCCAGACGGGCGCTCAGGCGCGGCTAGGCCGCCCCCTGAGTCCTCTCGATTGGTAAGGCGATCGCCCCATGAGCATCAAGGATCCTGCGACCCACGTGCCCGATTTCGACCTCGAGGCCCCCCGTCCCGAGGCTCAAGGCCTGCCGTCCGTCGCCGAGCAGGTGGGCAAGGTTCCCACAGAGCCCGGCTGCTACCTCTGGAAGGATGCCAAGGGGGAGGTCGTCTACGTGGGTAAGGCCAAGAATCTCCGTGCCCGCATGCTCCAGTACGTGAGGCTCACGGATGACCGCGCAAAGATCCCGCTCATGATGCAGGTGGTACGCAGCTTCGACTACATTGTCGTGGGCTCGGAGCACGAGGCGCTCGTCTTGGAGCGCAACCTCATCGCCCAGTATCATCCCTACTTCAACGTCGACTTCAAGGATGACAAGAGCTATCCCTACATCGCACTCACGATGGGCGACACCTACCCCGCCATCAAGTACACCCGCGAGCGGCACCGCAAGGGCACGCGCTACTTTGGACCCTACACCGACGCCCAGGCGGCGCGCGAGACCATAGACACCCTGCGCAAGGTAGTTCCCATCTGCTCTGCGACCTGTGTGGAGTGGAAGCGTTGCCGTCGCTACCTCAAGGGGCATCCAGATGACGCCGCAGTGGCCAACCTGGCGTTTGCAGACCGCGGTCGCCCTTGTTTCGACTATCACGTGGGCCGGGGTCCCGGCGTCTGCGTGGGGGCAATGACACCTTCCGACTACGCGAGAAACGTCCGTCAGGTGGAGCAGTTCCTGGCAGGCAGGCGCTCGGCCATCGTGGGCGAGCTCACGCAGCAGATGCACGATGCCGCCGCAGCTCTCGAGTTCGAGCGGGCGGGGCGTATCAAGCGCAGGCTCGAGGTCATCGAGGGTCTTGATGATGAGCAGCAGGTGACGTTCTCCTCTGCGGTCGATCTTGATCTCATAGGCTTCTACCGCGAGGAGACCATCAGCTGTGCCTGTGTTTTCGTCGTGCGCGAGGGGCGCACGGTGCGCTCGAGTGAGTTCATCCTCAACAAGGGGGCCGACGTGGACGAGGTCGAGCTTACCGAGGGCTTCATTAAACGCTACTACGACGAGACGGCAGACATTCCCGCAGAGGTGGACACGCACATCGACCTTCCCGATGCAGAACTTCTAGGTGAGTGGCTCACGGACAAGCGTGGGCGTGTCTGTCGCATCCACCGGCCCAAGCGCGGCGAGAAGGCTCACCTCCTCGAGATGACGGCAAGAAACGCCCGCCATGCCCTCATGCGCTACATGGTACGCACGGGCTATGCTGACGAGAGGACTAACCAGGCGCTCCTCGAGCTGGAGAGCGCACTCGCACTTGACGGGCCACCCCTGCGCATCGAGTGCTTTGACATCTCCACACTTCACGGTTCCTTTACCGTCGCCTCTATGGTCGTCTTTACTAACGGGCGTCCCGACAAGGGACAGTATCGTCGCTTCAAGATCCGAGCCGAGCTGAGCGAGGCAAACGATTTCGTCTCGATGGGCGAGGTGCTCGGCAGGCGCTACGCCCCGGTGCGCAGGGACGATGAGCGCTTTGCTGCCTCGACGCCCGACCTACTCGTGGTGGATGGGGGCAAGCCACAGCTCACGGCTGCCATGGGACAGCTTGGTGCCCTGGGACTCGACATACCGGTCTGCGGCCTCGCGAAGGCGGACGAGGAGGTCTTCGTCCCCTGGGACGAGACGCCCGTCGTCCTGCCCTCGGGCTCTGCCTCGCTCTACCTCATCAAGCAGGTGCGTGACGAGTCGCACCGCTTCGCCATCACCTTCCACCGTGAGCTGAGGACCAAGGCGCAGAGCGTCTCGATCCTCGATGAGGTGCCAGGCGTCGGCACGCGACGCAAGCGGGCCATCATGCGTCACTTCGGCTCGATGAGACGCCTCAGGGCGGCGAGTGCCGAGGATATCGCCTCCGTGAGGGGTGTTCCCACGTCGGTCGCGCGCGAGGTCTATGACACGCTTCGTGCCTGGGAGGGCGAGGGTAGGGACCAAAGGGAGGCTACGTGAGCTATCTCGTGTTCCTCGCATAGCCTCGATGTGACCCCCTATGCCTTCGTTGCGCTGTCCGATGAGCAGCCGGCGCTTCTCCGGGAGACCCACAAAAGGATAAGGGGGAAAGATAGGGACAGGAAGCGCAGAAGAGAAAGGACGGACATGGCAAGGGCCGCGCAGTCAACCCCTGAGCCACGAACAATACAGAAAGCTCCAAAGGATCGTCGCGCCGGGCGGTGCTACTTGACGGTCGTGACGCCCATGAGCGCTACACCCGTGGTGCCGATGCCCTTGAAGTCCGAGGAGACCTTGATGCCATCGGCCGTGGTGGTATCACGCCAGGAGGCCGTGCAGGTCTTCACGTGCAGGATTGGGTACAGGGGGACGTTCTCGGCGAGTATGTCAAAGCACCTGTTCCAATGCTCCTGCCGCTCGTCGCCCGCAGAATCAAGTGCGGCGTCCATCTCCTGGAGAAGCTCTTCATGCTCGACGGTCCCACTCCAAGGGCAGCGTGTCCTCATCCAAACATCATTGCCGTACCACCACCTGAGCACCAGATCGGGATCCACGCCAAAGCAACTGGGGTCGCCTGGCGCCAGCAGCAGGTCGTAGTTGCTATTGCCCGTGTCGATCGCCGCATAGGTCGCATCCGAGCTGTCCGTCTGTATCGTGACCTTGAAACCCAGATCCTCCAGGTTCTGCTTGATGACGGTGGACATGGCGACCACCTGGTCGTTGTCCGTCGTCCTGAGGGTTAGCTGCCCAGGCGTGACGCCTGCCCCTTTGAGCAGACTTTTTGCCTTGTCGGGGTCGTGGCTGTAGACCACCGACGCCCTATGGTAGTGCGGGAAGGTGGCGTCATCGGGAAGAAGGCTGGTGGCGGCTGACGCCTGTCCGTAGAGGGCACCTTCTACCATGCCATTGTAGTCGAGGGCATACATGATGGCCTGACGCACCTCCACCTTGCTCCAAGGATACTTCGCGACGTCAAACATCAGGAAGCGCGAGCCGAGTCCCTGCACCGCGTCTATGGTAAGGCCCGCTTCCCGAAGCTGCTCGATCGAATCGACGGGCACGGCCTCCGAGATAAGCGTGGTCCCCTGCTGGGCGGCCGTAACGCGGGCGACTTTGCTTTTGAGAATCTCGAAGCGTAGCGTGTCGTCCTTGGCGGGGTACGCACCGTTGTAGTACGGATTCGGCTTAAACGTGACCGACGCGTCCGTCACCTCCCTGTACATCCAAGGACCCGTGCCAACGGGGGCCCTGGCCCTCTCCTCGCTGGTCGAGCCCTCGGGCACGATCTTCAGGATTGCCAGACGTGACTTCAGCCATGGGAGGTCGGGGTGGCTGGTCCTGACCGTCACGGTAGAGTCGTCCTTGGCCTCTATGGAGGTGATCGGCGTAAGCATCGGTGCGTAGCTGCCCCCCGCTGCCGCCGCCACCCTGAACGAGAAGACGACGTCCGACGCCCTGGCCTCCCTCCCGTCGGAGAACTTCGCATCGCTGCGCAACTTGACGTCAAAGGTGGTACCGTCGATCTGGGCAGGGTCGCCTTCGGCGAGCGCCGGGCGCGTGCCGAAGTTATGGAAGTCCGTCTCGAAGAGGCCTTCCATGACATTGAGGTTGCAGCTCAGTGCGAGTGCGGATGAGGTGGACAAGGGATCGAAGTTCTTTGCGGAGTACGCGGCACCGACGGTCAGCTCGCCACCCCCTGCGGTCTGGACGCCACTTGTGGTCCCATTCCACTCGGAACCCGTCGCACAGCCGGTGAGGCCAAGCCCTGCGAGCGCTGCTGCCCCGCCGACAAGATTGACGAACGTACGGCGTGAGAGTGATGTACCCATGCTGGCCTCCGGCACTTCCTGCGAGATTCCGTCCGATGCGAGCTGACGCAGCAAACATCCTGCGACCGCTATGGAACAAGCATACCAGAGTCTCTGCGAACTGGTCTGCGGAAGCCTAGGCGGGGCTCGCTCGGGTACTCCTGTGCCCAGCTTGCTCTCCGAGAAGATCGTCACGCGCAGAGCATGCTGCATCACGTACAGTCATCACTGACCTGTTGTGCGTGAGAGTGGGGAAACCATGCATGAGGGGGAGGCCCTCTTTACGATAGCTCGTGTGCGTCAGCAGGGAGGAGATGCTGCTTCCCGCGAGGCAAA
The DNA window shown above is from Olsenella sp. oral taxon 807 and carries:
- a CDS encoding ATP-grasp domain-containing protein; the protein is MGDTSMTKKFVPILLGTEIGAYGMARAFWEAYGVRSLAYGTFPLTPTRHSKFIEQRCDERLMDPAVLVSMLNADAGQLNGALGLVIPCGDEYSILLSEHKDELDGRYVPICSGPGTLVQLNDKSRFYGLCERAQVPYPQAITLGPGDEVRELPFPYPVALKPTDALDFREHPFDGQKKAFILDGRPMLEEALRRVFDSGYSGKLVVQDFVPGGDDNMRVVNGYVRHDGSTALLSIGQPVLEDCAPMRIGNYAAIISYGDEGAYASVERLMRHIDYFGYFNIDMKLDVRDGSYKLLDFNPRQGRSSFFTTLSGHNLARCVVEDVIEGKTGESVHASEEFLWCGVPRSIVRRYVADGPLKERALLLMREGKVGTTLFGGHDRDPRRLWNMAKLWTHYRVDFRRYFGHRELEG
- a CDS encoding DegT/DnrJ/EryC1/StrS family aminotransferase, producing the protein MGSPKGVGKSFRDRLRRQLAERTGTCAKDWYVVFKARYGMEVVFEVLRELRGGGSVVTQLMTCCTAVDPIVAAGLVPHYGELSERTLALDPAKLPLASDLRAVVMQHSFGIIERKGDCRLADAAHAAGAVLVEDSAHCLARLSRGNEGEPLADVSVHSFGVQKMVQTYFGGAVWVNPDMRDRVLRDELSRRLSSLPEMPRRLGRAARSYAWQIRVFMRLPGPLRRAFAAMQNFEQPIVDAERAGKLPYEPMAADEGVSQRASWALEGLGKVETTHRASVESYRRELASQGVLRYVEIPAAALEGEAQPLLRMPVVMGSQAKAQRALSALHGRGIYAQDWYRPVLYPGVGDPAVYHFDGDLRPWPVCERIVAGILNLPCDGDPGQVREAIGCLLDVAQS
- a CDS encoding GNAT family N-acetyltransferase, which gives rise to MQIEQIGLSELEQRAEELKLTLPIEQTHQWASYQATIEGRSPWRCVRFADDDRTLALASLMDFETHGYHFLRSEHGPVWVEGPSEALEAQAITTLCDYVRSEHRAAAFIRMAVKHALDVTRPTLSTIPYDRTVILDVTGGDEAILLRMKPRGRRDVRKALRESPIECSDETERASASFEEYYPLMVETGERDGFTPAPMSDYENMMHILGTGHCRLYAGRLDGRLTNWSMVTVSGKRATRYYAASSTDTMRMHVGDKLVYFEACELGRLFDGTVSEYDLMAIGSDLSPELNGLNEFKCKFSKEVAEVAPDRDVPLRKTLYAALVAARRALRRG
- the uvrC gene encoding excinuclease ABC subunit UvrC, with amino-acid sequence MSIKDPATHVPDFDLEAPRPEAQGLPSVAEQVGKVPTEPGCYLWKDAKGEVVYVGKAKNLRARMLQYVRLTDDRAKIPLMMQVVRSFDYIVVGSEHEALVLERNLIAQYHPYFNVDFKDDKSYPYIALTMGDTYPAIKYTRERHRKGTRYFGPYTDAQAARETIDTLRKVVPICSATCVEWKRCRRYLKGHPDDAAVANLAFADRGRPCFDYHVGRGPGVCVGAMTPSDYARNVRQVEQFLAGRRSAIVGELTQQMHDAAAALEFERAGRIKRRLEVIEGLDDEQQVTFSSAVDLDLIGFYREETISCACVFVVREGRTVRSSEFILNKGADVDEVELTEGFIKRYYDETADIPAEVDTHIDLPDAELLGEWLTDKRGRVCRIHRPKRGEKAHLLEMTARNARHALMRYMVRTGYADERTNQALLELESALALDGPPLRIECFDISTLHGSFTVASMVVFTNGRPDKGQYRRFKIRAELSEANDFVSMGEVLGRRYAPVRRDDERFAASTPDLLVVDGGKPQLTAAMGQLGALGLDIPVCGLAKADEEVFVPWDETPVVLPSGSASLYLIKQVRDESHRFAITFHRELRTKAQSVSILDEVPGVGTRRKRAIMRHFGSMRRLRAASAEDIASVRGVPTSVAREVYDTLRAWEGEGRDQREAT
- a CDS encoding ABC transporter substrate-binding protein, which gives rise to MGTSLSRRTFVNLVGGAAALAGLGLTGCATGSEWNGTTSGVQTAGGGELTVGAAYSAKNFDPLSTSSALALSCNLNVMEGLFETDFHNFGTRPALAEGDPAQIDGTTFDVKLRSDAKFSDGREARASDVVFSFRVAAAAGGSYAPMLTPITSIEAKDDSTVTVRTSHPDLPWLKSRLAILKIVPEGSTSEERARAPVGTGPWMYREVTDASVTFKPNPYYNGAYPAKDDTLRFEILKSKVARVTAAQQGTTLISEAVPVDSIEQLREAGLTIDAVQGLGSRFLMFDVAKYPWSKVEVRQAIMYALDYNGMVEGALYGQASAATSLLPDDATFPHYHRASVVYSHDPDKAKSLLKGAGVTPGQLTLRTTDNDQVVAMSTVIKQNLEDLGFKVTIQTDSSDATYAAIDTGNSNYDLLLAPGDPSCFGVDPDLVLRWWYGNDVWMRTRCPWSGTVEHEELLQEMDAALDSAGDERQEHWNRCFDILAENVPLYPILHVKTCTASWRDTTTADGIKVSSDFKGIGTTGVALMGVTTVK